The Methanobacterium sp. BAmetb5 genome includes a region encoding these proteins:
- the nadA gene encoding quinolinate synthase: MNKEQEEILKLKEEKNAVILAHNYQTAPIQEIADFLGDSLELCITASQIEDADLVVFCGVDFMAETAAILNPEKKILIPDPQAECPMAHMLPAEEVKKYKNKYPQAQVVLYVNTLAEAKAEADILCTSANAVQVVESLDADQILFGPDMNLASYVQKRTDKEIIPIPEEGYCYVHKMFNIGDVTFSRENYPDAEVLVHPECDAEVQEIADHILSTGGMMRHVASSDRKNFLIGTEVDMVTRLRRENPDKTIYPLLDEAICENMKLHNLQKVKESLQEEKFQVKVPPEIAAKARIAVERMLEVS, from the coding sequence TTGAATAAAGAGCAAGAAGAAATTCTTAAACTTAAAGAAGAGAAAAATGCCGTAATACTGGCTCATAATTATCAAACCGCACCAATACAGGAGATAGCAGATTTTTTGGGGGATTCTCTGGAACTGTGCATCACTGCCTCCCAGATAGAAGACGCGGATCTGGTGGTCTTCTGTGGCGTGGACTTTATGGCTGAAACTGCAGCCATTTTAAACCCAGAAAAAAAGATATTAATACCTGACCCCCAGGCAGAATGTCCCATGGCACACATGCTCCCTGCAGAAGAGGTTAAAAAGTACAAAAACAAATATCCTCAGGCACAGGTGGTGCTGTACGTGAATACCCTGGCAGAAGCAAAGGCCGAAGCAGATATATTATGTACCTCCGCCAATGCAGTTCAGGTGGTGGAAAGTTTAGATGCGGATCAGATACTCTTTGGCCCGGATATGAACCTGGCCAGCTATGTACAAAAAAGGACAGATAAAGAAATAATCCCCATTCCTGAAGAGGGCTACTGTTACGTTCATAAGATGTTTAACATAGGGGATGTTACCTTCTCCAGGGAAAACTATCCCGATGCAGAGGTACTGGTACATCCCGAGTGTGATGCCGAAGTACAGGAAATAGCTGATCACATACTAAGTACCGGGGGAATGATGCGCCACGTGGCTAGCTCTGACCGTAAAAATTTCCTCATTGGTACGGAAGTGGACATGGTGACCCGACTCCGCCGGGAAAACCCGGATAAAACCATCTACCCCCTACTGGATGAAGCTATCTGTGAAAACATGAAACTACACAATCTGCAAAAAGTTAAGGAATCACTCCAGGAAGAGAAATTCCAGGTTAAAGTACCACCAGAAATTGCTGCCAAAGCCAGAATTGCCGTGGAACGAATGCTGGAAGTTAGTTAA
- the pdxS gene encoding pyridoxal 5'-phosphate synthase lyase subunit PdxS translates to MLHGTELLKKGFAKMTKGGVIMDVVNAEQAAIAEEAGAVSVMALEKVPADIRASGGVARMADPSKVTEIMDAVSIPVMAKVRIGHFVEAQVLEALGVDMIDESEVLTPADEKYHIDKKQFTIPFVCGARNLGEALRRIDEGAAMIRTKGEAGTGNVVEAVRHMRMIQGTIRELQDKTEEELWSVARQEEAQFYLVKETQKQGRLPVVNFAAGGVATPSDAALMMQLGADGVFVGSGIFKSENPEIVAKAIAEATAHYEDAELIAEVSRDLGKAMPGLEISQIPESERLQDRGW, encoded by the coding sequence ATGTTACATGGAACAGAACTTTTAAAGAAGGGCTTTGCCAAGATGACCAAGGGCGGAGTGATCATGGATGTAGTTAACGCTGAACAAGCAGCTATTGCCGAAGAGGCAGGGGCTGTGTCCGTAATGGCCCTGGAAAAGGTGCCAGCAGATATACGGGCCTCCGGAGGAGTGGCCCGAATGGCTGACCCCAGTAAGGTCACCGAGATCATGGATGCCGTCAGCATCCCGGTGATGGCTAAGGTACGTATCGGTCACTTTGTGGAAGCCCAGGTCCTGGAAGCACTGGGTGTGGACATGATCGACGAGAGTGAGGTACTCACCCCGGCCGATGAAAAATATCACATTGACAAAAAACAATTCACCATTCCCTTTGTCTGCGGAGCAAGAAACCTGGGAGAAGCTCTCCGCAGGATCGATGAAGGAGCAGCCATGATCCGGACCAAAGGAGAAGCTGGAACCGGTAACGTGGTGGAAGCAGTCCGACACATGCGCATGATCCAGGGAACCATCCGGGAACTCCAGGACAAAACTGAAGAAGAACTGTGGAGTGTGGCCCGCCAGGAAGAAGCACAGTTTTACCTGGTTAAAGAAACCCAGAAACAGGGACGCCTGCCAGTGGTGAACTTCGCCGCCGGTGGAGTAGCCACCCCCTCAGATGCCGCCCTTATGATGCAGCTGGGAGCAGACGGGGTATTCGTGGGAAGTGGAATCTTCAAATCCGAAAACCCGGAAATAGTGGCCAAAGCCATAGCTGAGGCAACCGCCCACTACGAAGATGCCGAGTTAATTGCCGAGGTCAGCCGTGACCTGGGTAAAGCCATGCCTGGACTGGAAATAAGTCAGATACCAGAATCAGAAAGGTTACAGGATAGGGGATGGTAA
- a CDS encoding Fpg/Nei family DNA glycosylase, translated as MPELPTLEIYKKYFDETSLHQTINSVRVVSPEVLVETSSEEIKETLLGHEFIQSRRYGKYLFSQLDNGLFLIMHFGMTGFLHYGSVDGSRYPRLLIEFSTGKFLSFDDARKFGKLGLTRHPDEFIKEKKLGPDALEINFKNFKEIFKNKKGMIKPLLLNQHVLAGIGNLYADEILYQSRVHPLTPAHMLDKEEWEQLFKDMKRVLQKAIEYQDKPEALPESYLLPHRHQGGKCPEGDQLNIIQVGGRTTYFCPQRQKIKH; from the coding sequence ATGCCAGAACTACCCACCCTGGAGATCTATAAAAAATATTTTGATGAAACCTCACTCCATCAGACCATAAACAGCGTACGTGTGGTAAGTCCCGAAGTTCTGGTGGAAACCAGTAGTGAAGAGATTAAAGAAACATTACTAGGTCATGAATTTATACAAAGCCGCAGGTACGGGAAATATCTTTTCTCCCAGCTGGACAACGGCCTGTTTTTGATTATGCACTTTGGTATGACGGGTTTCCTTCACTATGGCTCTGTTGATGGTTCCCGATACCCCCGTCTTTTGATAGAATTTTCCACCGGCAAATTTTTGTCCTTTGATGATGCCCGCAAATTCGGTAAACTGGGTCTAACTCGCCATCCTGATGAATTCATTAAAGAGAAAAAATTAGGTCCTGATGCCCTGGAAATTAATTTCAAAAATTTTAAAGAAATTTTTAAAAACAAGAAAGGTATGATCAAACCACTACTCCTGAACCAGCATGTTCTGGCGGGTATTGGTAATCTTTACGCTGATGAGATACTTTACCAGAGCCGGGTACACCCCTTGACCCCAGCCCACATGCTGGATAAGGAAGAATGGGAACAACTCTTTAAAGATATGAAAAGGGTGCTTCAAAAGGCCATTGAATACCAGGATAAACCAGAGGCTCTCCCGGAATCATACCTTCTGCCTCATCGCCACCAGGGAGGTAAATGCCCGGAAGGAGATCAATTAAACATCATACAGGTTGGTGGCCGTACTACCTATTTCTGCCCCCAACGGCAAAAAATAAAACATTAG
- a CDS encoding P-II family nitrogen regulator, whose protein sequence is MKKIVTIIRPDKLEDVKQALEEIGCLGMTVKEVKGRGIQLGITESYRGTDYKVDLLPKTQVEIVAKTEEVEKIVDTIVKNAQTGCIGDGKIFISPVEEVVRIRTGERGEDAI, encoded by the coding sequence ATGAAAAAAATAGTAACTATTATCAGACCTGACAAATTAGAAGATGTTAAACAGGCTTTAGAAGAAATTGGATGCCTGGGAATGACTGTAAAAGAAGTTAAAGGAAGGGGAATACAGTTAGGAATCACGGAAAGTTACCGGGGCACGGACTACAAGGTGGATCTGTTACCCAAAACCCAGGTTGAAATTGTAGCCAAAACCGAGGAAGTGGAAAAAATTGTAGATACCATCGTCAAAAACGCCCAAACGGGTTGTATTGGTGACGGGAAAATTTTCATCTCCCCGGTAGAAGAAGTAGTACGTATCCGTACCGGAGAAAGGGGAGAAGACGCCATATAA
- a CDS encoding DUF763 domain-containing protein — protein sequence MSSRSGVANLPLHGGRAPRWLFQRMVKLAGAVTEAIIYEYGPEEFLTRVSDPYWFQAFSCVLGFDWHSSGTTTTTCGALKTAINPEEHGILIAGGKGRASRRTPQEIQGAGELFSLSTAKLDDLVYASKISAKIDNSCIQDGYQLYHHVFFLTERGDWSVVQQGMNESTQYARRYHWLSDSVETYINEPHNGICCDLKEAKTLDMTADQSFHSRQTSLDLILDNPEHLKKYFQKKVDVVAEQASLDAFCPQLTLPSHHPVLNTDLSPKEFEILHNAWELQPESYEELISLQGMGPKKIRALALISDLVYGDKPSWEDPVKYSFTHGGKDGFPYPVNREVYDHSIETLQDALQQARLEKKDRYQAIKRLEKLIKVDN from the coding sequence ATGAGTTCTAGAAGTGGGGTGGCCAATCTACCCCTTCACGGTGGCCGTGCACCGCGCTGGCTTTTCCAGCGAATGGTAAAACTGGCAGGAGCAGTTACCGAGGCCATTATATATGAATATGGTCCTGAAGAATTTTTAACCCGAGTTTCTGACCCGTACTGGTTCCAGGCATTTTCTTGTGTACTGGGATTTGACTGGCACAGTTCCGGTACTACCACCACCACCTGTGGGGCACTTAAAACTGCCATAAATCCAGAAGAACATGGAATACTCATTGCTGGAGGCAAAGGTCGTGCTTCTCGCCGAACACCCCAAGAAATCCAGGGTGCCGGGGAATTGTTTTCACTGTCCACGGCAAAACTGGATGACCTGGTATACGCCAGTAAAATTTCCGCAAAAATAGATAATTCCTGCATTCAGGACGGGTATCAACTCTATCATCACGTGTTTTTTTTAACAGAGAGGGGTGACTGGTCAGTGGTGCAGCAGGGTATGAATGAATCCACCCAGTACGCCCGCCGTTATCACTGGCTCTCTGATTCAGTGGAAACCTATATTAACGAGCCACACAATGGCATCTGTTGCGATCTGAAGGAAGCCAAGACCCTGGATATGACCGCTGATCAGAGTTTCCATTCACGACAAACCAGCCTGGACCTGATACTGGATAACCCCGAACACCTGAAGAAGTACTTCCAGAAGAAGGTGGATGTGGTAGCCGAGCAGGCTAGCCTTGATGCTTTTTGCCCCCAACTTACTTTACCCAGTCACCATCCTGTGCTTAACACAGATTTATCCCCTAAGGAATTTGAAATCCTCCATAATGCCTGGGAATTACAACCAGAAAGTTATGAAGAACTAATATCTTTACAGGGTATGGGGCCCAAGAAAATACGTGCCCTGGCCCTGATTTCCGACCTGGTTTATGGAGATAAACCTAGCTGGGAGGATCCAGTAAAATATAGCTTCACCCATGGTGGTAAAGATGGATTCCCTTACCCGGTGAACCGGGAAGTATACGATCATTCCATCGAGACCCTGCAGGACGCTCTGCAGCAGGCCAGATTAGAAAAAAAAGACAGATATCAGGCTATTAAAAGGTTGGAAAAATTAATCAAGGTGGATAACTAG
- a CDS encoding P-II family nitrogen regulator yields the protein MKEIVAIIRPNKLDEVKDSLEELGCHGMTVTEVKGRGRQLGITESYRGSDYRIDMLPKTRLEIVVADEQVDNVIDKIVKTAQTGDIGDGKIFISPVEEVVRIRTGERGNEAV from the coding sequence ATGAAAGAAATTGTGGCCATAATTCGACCAAACAAATTAGACGAAGTTAAAGACTCCCTTGAAGAATTAGGATGCCATGGAATGACAGTGACTGAAGTTAAAGGTCGTGGTCGTCAGTTAGGCATAACCGAAAGTTACAGGGGAAGTGATTACCGCATTGACATGTTACCCAAAACCCGTCTGGAAATTGTGGTGGCCGATGAACAGGTAGATAATGTAATTGATAAAATAGTAAAAACCGCACAGACTGGAGATATTGGGGATGGAAAAATCTTCATTTCCCCCGTAGAAGAAGTTGTGCGTATAAGAACAGGAGAAAGAGGAAACGAGGCCGTTTAA
- a CDS encoding MJ1255/VC2487 family glycosyltransferase: MKLSIIIPTFNEENYLPHLLESIKRQDFRDYEVIVADAGSTDSTRDIAQEFGCKIVEGGLPAVGRNRGADIAQGEYFLFLDSDVILTRDYLELCVDEFQERELGIAITQIAPLSDSFLNKITHDFANFFMRKVEKIKPHGAGCYGIVTTKKFHQEVEGFDEDLDFGEDTDYIERIGAISQFKVLRSPKLLVSTRRLQEEGLRNVAFKYAKSTFYQFRGKQITAEDLDYTFGHPDTKRIIYSVCGEGMGHAIRAKVLLHHLTQKNEVHIFASDRAYTYLSQHFDNVYEIGGFNTVYEDNTVQNTKTFIKGMKDLPGDLKKSLRLMYSVAKAVKPQVIISDFEFYSNLLSKILRLPLISLDNMHVLTQAELDVPGKFRTERIAAEGVVRSFIQMPTFYLITSYFYPPLKNPEKSKYFPPVLREAIINLKPYNGEHVLVYQTSDSNVKLLDILKKFDDEFIVYGFHQEGRDENLRFKNFNEDEFFQDLARARAVIANGGFTLISESLYLGKPVLSVPVKKQFEQILNAIYMDRLGYGEFHQDLEEEDIANFLSRLEEYRKNIDLTFKHDNNQAILEELDSLLDKYA; encoded by the coding sequence ATGAAACTTTCAATTATTATACCCACCTTTAACGAGGAAAATTACCTCCCTCACCTCCTGGAAAGTATAAAAAGACAAGATTTCCGGGATTATGAGGTCATAGTAGCTGATGCAGGATCTACAGATAGCACCAGGGATATAGCTCAGGAGTTCGGGTGTAAAATCGTGGAGGGGGGTCTCCCAGCAGTGGGCCGCAATCGTGGTGCAGATATAGCCCAGGGAGAGTACTTCCTTTTTTTAGATTCTGATGTGATTTTAACCAGGGATTACCTGGAGTTGTGTGTGGATGAATTTCAAGAAAGAGAACTGGGTATTGCCATCACCCAAATAGCCCCTTTAAGTGATAGTTTTTTGAATAAAATAACCCATGATTTTGCCAATTTCTTCATGAGAAAGGTGGAAAAGATCAAACCCCACGGAGCAGGTTGCTACGGTATAGTAACCACTAAAAAATTCCACCAGGAAGTGGAAGGATTTGACGAAGACCTGGACTTTGGGGAGGACACAGATTACATTGAACGTATCGGTGCCATCAGCCAATTTAAGGTTTTAAGAAGTCCAAAACTCCTGGTTTCAACCCGACGTCTCCAGGAAGAAGGTTTACGTAATGTGGCCTTCAAATATGCTAAAAGTACATTCTACCAGTTCCGAGGTAAGCAGATCACCGCCGAAGATCTGGATTACACCTTCGGCCATCCCGATACCAAGAGAATAATTTATTCAGTATGCGGAGAAGGTATGGGTCATGCTATCCGGGCCAAGGTACTTCTCCATCATCTAACCCAAAAGAACGAAGTTCACATATTTGCCTCTGACCGTGCCTACACTTATCTGTCCCAACATTTTGACAATGTCTATGAGATAGGTGGTTTCAACACAGTATATGAGGATAACACCGTCCAGAACACTAAAACATTCATTAAGGGGATGAAAGACCTCCCCGGTGATTTGAAAAAAAGTTTAAGGTTGATGTACAGTGTGGCCAAGGCAGTAAAGCCCCAGGTTATCATTTCTGATTTTGAGTTCTACTCTAACTTACTATCCAAAATTTTACGTCTTCCCCTTATCAGTCTGGATAACATGCACGTTCTTACCCAGGCAGAACTTGATGTTCCGGGCAAGTTTCGCACGGAAAGAATAGCTGCCGAAGGTGTGGTGCGATCCTTTATTCAAATGCCCACCTTCTACCTCATCACCAGTTACTTCTATCCTCCCCTTAAAAACCCTGAAAAAAGTAAATATTTCCCTCCAGTACTGCGTGAGGCTATCATAAACCTCAAACCATACAACGGGGAGCATGTCCTGGTTTACCAGACCAGTGATTCCAATGTGAAATTGCTGGATATTTTAAAGAAATTTGATGATGAATTCATTGTCTATGGATTTCACCAGGAGGGTAGGGATGAAAATCTACGGTTTAAGAATTTCAATGAGGATGAGTTTTTCCAGGACCTGGCCCGGGCCCGGGCAGTTATTGCCAACGGTGGATTCACTCTTATCAGCGAGTCACTGTACCTGGGGAAACCAGTATTAAGTGTTCCGGTTAAAAAACAGTTTGAACAGATTTTAAACGCGATTTACATGGACCGATTGGGTTATGGTGAGTTCCACCAGGATCTGGAGGAAGAGGATATTGCCAACTTTCTCTCACGTTTGGAAGAATACCGTAAGAACATAGATCTCACCTTCAAACATGATAATAACCAGGCCATTTTAGAAGAACTGGACTCACTCCTGGATAAGTATGCATAA
- a CDS encoding ammonium transporter — translation MDPVLNSGDTAWMLISTALVMIMTVPGVALFYGGLTKKANVLNTMFMSLIAFSIASIIWVLYGYQFAFGEDMLMGIIGNPANLLFSGIGVDQLSTLATTIPETVFIAFQMTFAAITVALISGAVVERMKVSSWMVFIAAWVSLVYVPIAHWVWGGGFLAQLGALDFAGGTVVHINSGVAALALILLLGKRKDTKLLPHQLGYSVLGAALLWFGWFGFNAGSALTAGGLAGSAFIATNTAAAAAMISWVIIDYLKTGKPTVLGAISGAIAGLVAITPAAGFVTVQAAVIIGLVTSVVSYLSISYLKPKLGYDDALDVFGIHGMSGLWGALATGLFAAPFINELGTGLFYGNPGQLLTQVIAVVVVAGYSFVATLIIGKVIDMVMGLRVEDKEEIEGLDINLHEETGYRI, via the coding sequence ATGGACCCTGTATTAAACAGCGGCGATACCGCGTGGATGCTAATCTCCACTGCACTGGTAATGATCATGACCGTGCCGGGAGTAGCACTCTTCTACGGAGGTCTCACCAAGAAAGCAAATGTATTAAATACCATGTTCATGTCTCTTATTGCGTTCTCCATTGCCAGTATCATATGGGTACTCTATGGTTATCAGTTCGCCTTCGGAGAGGACATGTTAATGGGAATCATAGGAAATCCGGCTAATCTTCTATTCAGTGGAATAGGAGTGGATCAACTATCCACATTAGCCACAACCATCCCTGAAACCGTATTTATAGCCTTCCAGATGACTTTTGCCGCCATCACCGTGGCCCTGATCTCCGGTGCAGTGGTGGAAAGAATGAAAGTTTCTTCCTGGATGGTATTCATAGCCGCCTGGGTTTCCCTGGTATACGTACCTATAGCCCACTGGGTATGGGGTGGAGGATTCCTGGCACAGTTAGGAGCCCTGGACTTCGCCGGAGGTACCGTAGTACACATTAACTCCGGTGTAGCTGCCCTGGCCCTGATACTGTTACTGGGTAAAAGAAAAGACACCAAACTATTACCACACCAGCTAGGTTACTCCGTTCTCGGTGCCGCCCTACTGTGGTTCGGTTGGTTCGGATTCAACGCTGGTTCCGCACTAACTGCAGGTGGACTGGCCGGCAGTGCCTTCATAGCCACTAACACTGCTGCAGCAGCAGCAATGATCTCCTGGGTAATAATCGACTACCTCAAAACTGGTAAACCAACAGTACTGGGTGCAATATCCGGTGCCATAGCAGGTCTGGTAGCCATCACCCCGGCAGCCGGTTTCGTGACGGTGCAGGCCGCAGTAATCATTGGTCTAGTAACCAGTGTGGTCTCATACTTGTCCATAAGCTACCTCAAACCCAAACTGGGCTACGATGATGCCCTGGATGTATTCGGTATACACGGTATGTCCGGTTTATGGGGAGCACTGGCCACCGGTTTATTCGCCGCACCATTCATCAATGAACTGGGAACTGGATTGTTCTACGGTAACCCGGGACAGTTACTCACCCAGGTAATTGCCGTGGTAGTAGTAGCCGGTTACAGCTTCGTGGCCACACTCATAATTGGTAAAGTCATTGATATGGTCATGGGACTTCGTGTGGAAGATAAAGAAGAAATCGAAGGACTGGACATCAACCTACACGAAGAAACTGGTTACCGAATTTAA
- a CDS encoding methane monooxygenase/ammonia monooxygenase subunit B, whose amino-acid sequence MWTNMKRKIGLLGIIGLFILVVLASGCTDQKNNQTTPVNNSSTTNTSTVKEADVSAKMTGPATATKGSTVTINCSVTNKGSKPVQNVLTHSQDFDKNLGTINAGQTKTFTWNMYIPTDKQVQEDFGSSATVSNPFSIGGFAVTFTDNNGSKHTINSNSLEIKLS is encoded by the coding sequence ATGTGGACCAACATGAAACGTAAAATAGGATTATTGGGAATTATAGGCTTATTCATACTAGTTGTTCTGGCCTCAGGGTGCACCGACCAAAAAAATAACCAGACTACTCCCGTTAACAATTCCAGCACAACCAATACCTCAACAGTTAAAGAAGCTGATGTATCGGCAAAAATGACTGGCCCAGCAACAGCAACCAAAGGGAGCACCGTAACCATAAACTGCAGTGTCACTAATAAGGGTTCTAAACCAGTTCAAAATGTTTTAACACATAGTCAGGATTTTGACAAAAATTTGGGCACCATTAACGCTGGTCAGACCAAAACCTTCACCTGGAACATGTACATACCTACTGACAAACAGGTCCAAGAGGACTTTGGAAGCAGCGCCACCGTATCCAACCCCTTTTCCATTGGAGGATTCGCAGTTACCTTCACCGATAATAACGGATCCAAACATACCATAAACTCCAATTCACTGGAAATAAAACTGAGTTAG
- a CDS encoding tetratricopeptide repeat protein, with protein MATKEAEMFYKQAMSFLDQGKVEKSIEFFNSAIEIDKDYVSAWNDKGVALMELGNYPEALKCFEEVIRLEPGDNMAWYNRGYVLLILEEYQEAANTFDLFLGRYSKKKDDFYKYALFLRAQGLYHLKQYDEALELIKEALKIDKKFKEARDLLELVGKEKAQ; from the coding sequence ATGGCCACTAAAGAAGCTGAAATGTTTTACAAACAAGCAATGTCATTCTTAGATCAGGGTAAAGTAGAAAAATCCATAGAATTTTTTAACAGTGCAATTGAAATTGATAAAGATTATGTTTCCGCCTGGAATGATAAAGGAGTAGCCCTCATGGAACTTGGGAACTATCCTGAGGCACTTAAATGCTTCGAAGAAGTGATCCGGTTGGAACCCGGTGATAACATGGCCTGGTATAACCGGGGATATGTACTTCTCATCCTGGAAGAATATCAGGAAGCAGCCAACACCTTCGATCTGTTCCTGGGCCGATACTCCAAAAAGAAGGATGATTTTTATAAATATGCATTATTTTTACGCGCTCAGGGATTATACCACCTTAAACAGTATGATGAAGCCTTAGAACTAATTAAAGAAGCTCTTAAGATAGATAAAAAATTCAAAGAAGCCCGGGATCTCTTAGAACTGGTAGGAAAAGAAAAGGCACAGTAA
- a CDS encoding ammonium transporter, giving the protein MDPILSSGDTAWMLISTALVILMTIPGVALFYGGLIRRENVLNTLFLSFITFSIVSVLWFIYGYDMVFSTDIWGVIGALSNPFFNGVLESGALSSYAPTIPQGLYAMFQMTFAAITVALISGAIVERMKFSAWLAFVPVWLTMVYMPIAHWVWGGGWLFQMGVLDFAGGIVVHLSSGVAALAMVLLVGIRKNAKLLPHHLGYSVIGTGLLWFGWFGFNAGSALGASNLAVSAMIVTNTSAAMGMLAWVLMDKINTGKPTLLGALSGAIAGLATITPAAGYVNVTAALIIGFVSSIICYYAVSHLKPLIGYDDALDVFGIHGMSGIIGTLAVGIFATPLINSAIKGGVIAGNPAQLGIQLLAIVVVGLYSFIVTYLIGMVIDRTIGLRVEEEHEVQGLDINLHEESGYRLS; this is encoded by the coding sequence ATGGATCCTATTCTTAGTAGCGGTGATACAGCCTGGATGTTAATATCCACCGCCCTGGTAATTTTAATGACTATACCCGGAGTGGCTCTCTTTTATGGTGGGCTTATACGCCGAGAAAATGTGTTAAATACATTGTTTCTATCGTTCATAACCTTTTCCATAGTAAGTGTATTATGGTTCATCTACGGATACGATATGGTTTTCAGCACAGATATCTGGGGAGTTATAGGGGCCCTGAGTAATCCATTCTTCAATGGAGTACTAGAATCCGGTGCCCTTTCTAGCTACGCACCAACCATACCTCAGGGACTCTATGCAATGTTCCAGATGACATTTGCCGCCATCACCGTGGCCCTTATCAGTGGTGCCATTGTAGAGAGAATGAAATTCTCAGCCTGGCTGGCCTTTGTACCCGTATGGTTGACCATGGTTTATATGCCCATTGCCCACTGGGTATGGGGTGGAGGATGGCTTTTCCAGATGGGTGTCCTGGACTTTGCCGGAGGAATAGTAGTACATCTAAGCTCAGGTGTGGCTGCCCTGGCCATGGTCTTACTGGTAGGAATACGGAAAAATGCTAAATTACTTCCACATCACCTTGGTTATTCCGTAATTGGTACCGGTCTTTTATGGTTCGGTTGGTTTGGATTCAATGCTGGTTCCGCATTAGGGGCCAGTAATCTGGCAGTTTCGGCCATGATAGTAACCAACACCTCGGCAGCCATGGGGATGCTGGCCTGGGTACTCATGGACAAAATCAACACCGGGAAACCAACGCTTTTAGGTGCTTTATCTGGAGCAATAGCTGGTTTAGCAACCATAACCCCTGCTGCAGGTTACGTGAATGTCACTGCGGCATTAATCATTGGTTTTGTATCATCGATAATATGTTACTATGCTGTAAGCCATTTAAAACCATTAATCGGCTACGATGATGCCCTGGATGTATTCGGAATCCACGGTATGTCAGGAATCATTGGAACTCTGGCTGTAGGCATATTTGCCACCCCCCTTATAAACAGCGCCATAAAAGGAGGAGTTATAGCCGGGAACCCCGCACAACTGGGAATTCAGTTACTGGCCATAGTGGTTGTGGGACTTTACTCATTTATAGTCACTTACCTTATTGGTATGGTTATTGACCGGACCATAGGCCTGAGAGTGGAAGAAGAACACGAAGTACAGGGCCTGGATATAAACCTACACGAGGAATCCGGTTACAGACTGTCATAG